A window from Triplophysa dalaica isolate WHDGS20190420 chromosome 3, ASM1584641v1, whole genome shotgun sequence encodes these proteins:
- the LOC130418428 gene encoding tripartite motif-containing protein 16-like isoform X1 translates to MAESSFSQDQFSCLLCQDILKDPVTFPCGHSYCKSCITHCWNDETKGFICSSCTFTSRPALGKNVIFEHVVGKLKSQIFSAHPAHCNTQSLDVDCDVCPGRKDKAVKSCMECLKSFCQNHLKQHESIFKTNKHNLMDPNGRLNEMICPKHKKPLEIFCRTDQQCICYPCTVEGHKNHEFVTVQAERTEKQRHLGGTQRNFQQRIQEREKDLQELREAVESYKCSAQTAVKSFERTSTELIQLIKKTRSEVTQLIREQERAVMSRADRFLKELEQEIDDLRKRNAELEKLSYTKDLISFLQSFQSVSEAPESTVSHNITVSPLLSFGDVIKSLSQLKEKLENSCKEEIEKISDKVAYITFIRTNKPKARSEFLQYYSAFTLDSNTVNPYLRLSDENSVAIDADTYQQYPPHPERFEYCAQVLCKESVSGRCYWEVEWTGNAGVYISMAYKTISRKSDEEESLFGHNNQSWGVYCRPSSSYPPSSIHQLSILDSNKRAASVNTGVNCGIQALVRQPPLIFGQSMALAKSRRTEIPVSSNCPRIGVYVDHGAGTLSFYSVSDTMSLIHRVQTTFTQPLYPGFTVYKGSAVKLCHLTKLVI, encoded by the exons ATGGCAGAAAGCAGTTTTTCTCAGGATCAGTTCAGCTGTTTATTGTGTCAGGACATATTGAAGGATCCAGTGACCTTTCCTTGTGGACACAGTTACTGTAAGAGCTGTATTACACATTGCTGGAATGATGAGACGAAAGGCTTCATCTGCTCTAGCTGTACCTTCACTTCAAGACCTGCTTTGGGTAAGAATGTGATATTTGAACATGTTGTAGGGAAACTGAAATCACAAATCTTCTCTGCTCATCCTGCTCACTGTAATACTCAATCTTTAGATGTGGACTGTGATGTCTGTCCTGGTAGAAAAGACAAAGCTGTCAAGTCCTGCATGGAGTGTCTGAAGTCTTTCTGTCAAAATCACcttaaacaacatgaaagtattttcaaaacaaacaagcacaatcTGATGGATCCAAACGGACGACTCAATGAGATGATCTgcccaaaacataaaaaacctCTGGAAATCTTCTGCCGTACCGACCAGCAATGTATTTGTTATCCGTGTACAGTGGAAGGACataaaaatcatgaatttgTAACAGTTCAAGCAGAGAGGACTGAGAAACAG AGGCATTTGGGAGGGACACAAAGGAATTTCCAGCAGAGAATTCAGGAAAGAGAGAAGGACCTTCAGGAGCTGAGAGAGGCTGTGGAGTCTTATAAG TGCTCTGCACAGACAGCGGTGAAAAGCTTTGAAAGAACCTCTACTGAGCTGattcaattaattaaaaaaacccGCTCTGAGGTGACACAGCTGATCAGAGAGCAGGAAAGGGCTGTAATGAGTCGAGCTGACAGATTCTTAAAGGAACTGGAGCAGGAGATTGATGATCTGAGGAAGAGAAACGCTGAACTAGAGAAGCTTTCTTACACCAAGGATCTCATTAGTTTCCTGCAG AGTTTCCAGTCAGTCTCTGAAGCTCCTGAATCTACAGTCTCACACAACATCACTGTCAGCCCTCTGCTCTCTTTTGGTGATGTgataaaatctctctctcaattgaaagaaaaactggAGAATTCCTGCAAAGAAGAGATAGAAAAGATATCTGATAAAG TTGCATACATCACATTTATTCGCACCAATAAACCAAAGGCCAGGAGTGAGTTTTTACAAT ATTATAGTGCGTTCACATTGGATTCAAACACAGTGAATCCTTATCTCCGTCTGTCAGATGAGAATAGTGTGGCCATTGACGCCGATACATACCAGCAGTATCCTCCTCATCCAGAGAGATTTGAATACTGCGCTCAGGTATTGTGTAAAGAGAGTGTGAGcggacgctgttactgggaggttGAGTGGACGGGGAATGCTGGTGTGTATATATCAATGGCATATAAAACCATCAGCAGGAAGAGTGATGAAGAAGAAAGTTTATTTGGACATAATAATCAGTCCTGGGGTGTGTACTGCCGTCCCTCCAGTTCTTACCCCccttcatccatccatcaattaTCTATACTGGATTCCAATAAAAGAGCGGCCAGTGTAAATACTGGAGTCAATTGTGGAATTCAGGCTTTAGTCAGGCAACCACCATTAATATTCGGACAGTCCATGGCTTTGGCGAAGAGTAGAAGGACTGAAATTCCTGTGTCCTCCAACTGCCCTAGAATAGGAGTGTATGTGGATCACGGAGCAGGAactctgtccttctacagcgtctctgacacaatgAGCCTCATCCACAGAGTTCAGACCACATTCACTCAACCTCTCTATCCCGggtttactgtatataaaggATCGGCAGTGAAGTTGTGTCATCTCACAAAACTTGTCATATAG
- the LOC130418428 gene encoding tripartite motif-containing protein 16-like isoform X2 yields MAESSFSQDQFSCLLCQDILKDPVTFPCGHSYCKSCITHCWNDETKGFICSSCTFTSRPALDVDCDVCPGRKDKAVKSCMECLKSFCQNHLKQHESIFKTNKHNLMDPNGRLNEMICPKHKKPLEIFCRTDQQCICYPCTVEGHKNHEFVTVQAERTEKQRHLGGTQRNFQQRIQEREKDLQELREAVESYKCSAQTAVKSFERTSTELIQLIKKTRSEVTQLIREQERAVMSRADRFLKELEQEIDDLRKRNAELEKLSYTKDLISFLQSFQSVSEAPESTVSHNITVSPLLSFGDVIKSLSQLKEKLENSCKEEIEKISDKVAYITFIRTNKPKARSEFLQYYSAFTLDSNTVNPYLRLSDENSVAIDADTYQQYPPHPERFEYCAQVLCKESVSGRCYWEVEWTGNAGVYISMAYKTISRKSDEEESLFGHNNQSWGVYCRPSSSYPPSSIHQLSILDSNKRAASVNTGVNCGIQALVRQPPLIFGQSMALAKSRRTEIPVSSNCPRIGVYVDHGAGTLSFYSVSDTMSLIHRVQTTFTQPLYPGFTVYKGSAVKLCHLTKLVI; encoded by the exons ATGGCAGAAAGCAGTTTTTCTCAGGATCAGTTCAGCTGTTTATTGTGTCAGGACATATTGAAGGATCCAGTGACCTTTCCTTGTGGACACAGTTACTGTAAGAGCTGTATTACACATTGCTGGAATGATGAGACGAAAGGCTTCATCTGCTCTAGCTGTACCTTCACTTCAAGACCTGCTTTGG ATGTGGACTGTGATGTCTGTCCTGGTAGAAAAGACAAAGCTGTCAAGTCCTGCATGGAGTGTCTGAAGTCTTTCTGTCAAAATCACcttaaacaacatgaaagtattttcaaaacaaacaagcacaatcTGATGGATCCAAACGGACGACTCAATGAGATGATCTgcccaaaacataaaaaacctCTGGAAATCTTCTGCCGTACCGACCAGCAATGTATTTGTTATCCGTGTACAGTGGAAGGACataaaaatcatgaatttgTAACAGTTCAAGCAGAGAGGACTGAGAAACAG AGGCATTTGGGAGGGACACAAAGGAATTTCCAGCAGAGAATTCAGGAAAGAGAGAAGGACCTTCAGGAGCTGAGAGAGGCTGTGGAGTCTTATAAG TGCTCTGCACAGACAGCGGTGAAAAGCTTTGAAAGAACCTCTACTGAGCTGattcaattaattaaaaaaacccGCTCTGAGGTGACACAGCTGATCAGAGAGCAGGAAAGGGCTGTAATGAGTCGAGCTGACAGATTCTTAAAGGAACTGGAGCAGGAGATTGATGATCTGAGGAAGAGAAACGCTGAACTAGAGAAGCTTTCTTACACCAAGGATCTCATTAGTTTCCTGCAG AGTTTCCAGTCAGTCTCTGAAGCTCCTGAATCTACAGTCTCACACAACATCACTGTCAGCCCTCTGCTCTCTTTTGGTGATGTgataaaatctctctctcaattgaaagaaaaactggAGAATTCCTGCAAAGAAGAGATAGAAAAGATATCTGATAAAG TTGCATACATCACATTTATTCGCACCAATAAACCAAAGGCCAGGAGTGAGTTTTTACAAT ATTATAGTGCGTTCACATTGGATTCAAACACAGTGAATCCTTATCTCCGTCTGTCAGATGAGAATAGTGTGGCCATTGACGCCGATACATACCAGCAGTATCCTCCTCATCCAGAGAGATTTGAATACTGCGCTCAGGTATTGTGTAAAGAGAGTGTGAGcggacgctgttactgggaggttGAGTGGACGGGGAATGCTGGTGTGTATATATCAATGGCATATAAAACCATCAGCAGGAAGAGTGATGAAGAAGAAAGTTTATTTGGACATAATAATCAGTCCTGGGGTGTGTACTGCCGTCCCTCCAGTTCTTACCCCccttcatccatccatcaattaTCTATACTGGATTCCAATAAAAGAGCGGCCAGTGTAAATACTGGAGTCAATTGTGGAATTCAGGCTTTAGTCAGGCAACCACCATTAATATTCGGACAGTCCATGGCTTTGGCGAAGAGTAGAAGGACTGAAATTCCTGTGTCCTCCAACTGCCCTAGAATAGGAGTGTATGTGGATCACGGAGCAGGAactctgtccttctacagcgtctctgacacaatgAGCCTCATCCACAGAGTTCAGACCACATTCACTCAACCTCTCTATCCCGggtttactgtatataaaggATCGGCAGTGAAGTTGTGTCATCTCACAAAACTTGTCATATAG